A single Oncorhynchus nerka isolate Pitt River unplaced genomic scaffold, Oner_Uvic_2.0 unplaced_scaffold_909, whole genome shotgun sequence DNA region contains:
- the LOC115116645 gene encoding TSC22 domain family protein 1-like: MHQQDFSVDSSGSRKMSFHNRRGSNTTGSGGASGSAAGSSNVIPTDDYQTTSQAGSSSPEPHHHPLSLNLPQSGSQVKKKSGFQITSVTPAQVSVSTNNSIADDTESYDDMDESHTEDLSSSEMQEVSVPRDTGVPERSSSDETLNSPHGVETPGAVSPNEPLNPHSLPQDPHSLPQDPHSLPQDPPCEPLQPQGPPQPGNMVNGTVHNLQENVVPAAFTVSVAEGSSSEMAGPNQTQMGQGMVENTTAQFSVTITAAPGMDVSSIVSDSGAPPSAGPIIFDSSGGRQVTSSGVGALPGVTGPTNSTQIGMSVAVAQPVTSSTQTQQTQTQATPGSRFRVVKLDSNSEPFRKGRWMCTEYYEKEVLPAAPTSDPAPAPSAGGPESQAGNGSVVAGVVQYGGIEMGAVAPQTAQPYQHQDYTSPETVQNSLQAHMVPQDPNPLLLQQTSMVPHGTLPAAPQVNAQGARSQAMPQQMPYDMEHAHTGYPTPQFPAGLVCQTGSRPPDFIQPTAPLQSQVLLPHPGSLGVSMPGPAAVPQPLQSQLQNLPAQQLHPHPQHPSAPFVTTLRADLQPLLTHRVPLSHTSLAQSGALYGGSIPTLTASQLEDAQRLLFQHQSLLTLPRLGGRSMESMGMAGDASALVAAAASLRTQSADGEEDR, from the coding sequence ATGCATCAACAGGACTTTTCAGTAGATTCCTCTGGGTCTAGGAAGATGTCTTTCCACAATAGAAGAGGCAGTAACACCACCGGTAGTGGCGGTGCATCTGGGTCTGCTGCAGGTAGCAGTAATGTAATTCCCACTGATGATTATCAGACAACTAGCCAGGCTGGGTCCTCCTCCCCTGAGCCGCACCACCACCCCCTGAGCCTTAACCTCCCCCAGTCCGGGTCTCAGGTGAAAAAAAAGAGTGGCTTCCAGATAACTAGCGTGACCCCGGCCCAGGTCTCTGTTAGCACCAACAACAGCATAGCGGACGACACAGAGAGTTATGATGACATGGATGAATCCCACACAGAGGACCTGTCCTCCTCTGAAATGCAGGAAGTGTCCGTACCTCGGGACACCGGCGTCCCTGAGAGGAGCTCCTCGGACGAGACCCTCAACAGCCCCCATGGGGTGGAGACCCCAGGCGCAGTGTCCCCTAACGAACCCCTGAACCCTCACTCCCTACCCCAGGACCCTCACTCCCTACCCCAGGACCCTCACTCCCTACCCCAGGACCCTCCGTGCGAACCCCTGCAGCCTCAGGGCCCTCCGCAGCCTGGTAACATGGTGAATGGGACTGTGCATAATCTGCAAGAGAATGTGGTGCCAGCAGCCTTTACTGTCTCAGTGGCAGAGGGGAGTTCCTCTGAAATGGCTGGGCCCAACCAGACTCAGATGGGGCAGGGTATGGTGGAGAATACCACTGCCCAGTTTTCTGTTACCATCACTGCTGCGCCAGGCATGGATGTGTCATCCATAGTCAGTGATAGTGGTGCCCCTCCCTCTGCGGGCCCAATAATCTTTGACAGTAGTGGAGGCCGGCAAGTGACATCCAGTGGAGTAGGGGCTCTCCCTGGAGTCACAGGGCCCACCAATAGCACTCAGATTGGGATGTCAGTAGCAGTGGCACAGCCTGTGACCTCCAGCACCCAGACACAACAGACTCAGACCCAAGCCACTCCGGGTTCTCGCTTCAGAGTGGTGAAGCTGGACTCTAACTCAGAGCCGTTCCGCAAGGGAAGATGGATGTGTACTGAGTACTATGAGAAGGAGGTTCTCCCTGCcgcgcccacttctgacccagcCCCTGCACCCAGCGCTGGCGGCCCAGAGAGCCAAGCAGGGAATGGAAGTGTGGTGGCCGGTGTTGTCCAATACGGAGGCATAGAGATGGGAGCAGTGGCACCCCAGACCGCGCAGCCATACCAGCACCAGGACTACACCAGTCCTGAGACTGTCCAGAATTCTCTGCAAGCCCACATGGTCCCTCAGGACCCTAACCCTCTCCTGTTGCAGCAGACCAGCATGGTCCCCCATGGTACTCTACCAGCAGCCCCTCAGGTGAATGCCCAGGGCGCTAGGAGTCAGGCCATGCCCCAGCAGATGCCCTATGATATGGAGCATGCCCATACAGGGTACCCCACGCCCCAGTTCCCAGCGGGGCTAGTGTGCCAGACAGGCAGCCGGCCTCCAGACTTCATCCAGCCTACGGCTCCTCTCCAGTCCCAGGTCCTCCTCCCACACCCTGGCTCTCTTGGGGTGTCCATGCCTGGCCCGGCCGCTGTCCCTCAACCCCTTCAGAGTCAGCTCCAGAACCTCCCAGCTCAGCAGCTGCACCCTCACCCCCAGCACCCCTCCGCCCCTTTCGTGACCACACTCCGTGCCGACCTCCAGCCCCTCCTTACTCACAGGGTTCCCCTCAGCCACACCAGCCTGGCCCAAAGCGGGGCTCTGTACGGGGGAAGCATCCCCACCCTAACGGCATCCCAGCTGGAGGATGCCCAGAGGCTGCTGTTCCAACACCAGTCCCTGCTGACGCTGCCCCGGCTGGGGGGCCGCTCCATGGAGAGCATGGGGATGGCTGGAGATGCCAGTGCCTTAGTGGCCGCTGCTGCAAGCCTGAGGACACAGTCTGcagatggagaggaggacaggtaa